GCGGCCGCGGCCGCCGGATCCTCGCCCTCGGCACTCGGCCACGCCGGCACCTCGCGGTCGGCGAAGGCGTCCGGGAACACGCCCTCCACGAGCACCGCCAGGGGCTGGGGACCCAGCATCTGCTTGCCCGCGGGATCGATCATCGTGCTCAGGATCGGCCCCGGGGCGAACGCCTCCTGCCAGCAGTTGGGGCTGCTGTGCATGAGCTCGGTCGTCGCCAGGCTCGCGGCGGCGAGCTTCGTGGCGTCCAGCTCGATGGGCGTGCCCCAGAGGTAGAACAGCGCCCCGATGCGGTTGACGAGGGCCGAGTCCTGGTCCATCTGGGTCTCGGTGACCCGGATCTGCATGGGGACCTTCACCGGCTCGCGCATCTGCACGCGCAGGCCGCCGAGATTCTGCTCCCGCGGCAGGTCGATCGTCTCCATGGACGAGTCGAAGAAGTGGTCCTCGCTCACCGTGAGGCCGAAGGCGGCCAGCATGGGCTCGAGGCCCGTGTCGAGGGGCTGGCCGCTGATGGTCCAGCCGCCGCCCTGGGCCGGGCTGTAGCCGTACTCGTGGGGCTGCACGGCCATGACCACCGGCGTGCCGCGGCGCAGCACCCGGTTGATCTCGTACACCTGCCGCTCGTTCATGGGCGCCATGCCCATGACGATCAGGGCGTCGATGTCCTCCGGGATCGGCGAGGTCGCGGTGATGTCCACCGGCACGGCCTCGTAGTGCCCCTGCCCGAGCAGCTCGGCGACGCGCCCGAACTGCTCCTGCGGCGGGGGCGGCTGCATGCCCTGCTGCAGGTACATCATGGCCAGCTGCTGGTCGATGTCCTTCTTCGGGCCGAAGACCGCCACCCGCGGGGTCTTCTCCCGGGTCAGGCGCTGCACCGGCCCGATGATGTCCTGCTCGAGGCCGGCCAGGCTCTGGGGCAGCAGCTGGGGGATCACCTCCTCGGGCTTGTCCTTGTAGGCGATCGTCATGGCCGACCAGATCAGCTTCACGCCGATCTCGTCCTTGTCGATGGACTGCACCTGGAACGGCCGGATGCCCTTGGCGGCCAGGTTGTTCTGCATCTCCTCGTCGTCCTGCGGGTAGTGCACGGCGAACTCGAGCATGCCGTCCGCGACTTCCTCGAAGTTGCGCATCTGCTCGGTGATGTCGCGCTCGAGGGTGCGCAGCTGGGTCGGCATCTTGTCGCCGGGGGTGATGTACAGCTTCACCTGCACCGGCACCTGCAGGCCCTCGAGGATCTCGACGGCCGCGGGCGACATGGTGAACAGGCGGTCGCTGGTCATGTCGACGCGGGCGCCGTGCCAGTTGTCGAACATGCTCACGGCGAAGAAGGCGATGAACGCCAGCAGCACGGCGGCCGCGGCGAACGTCAGGCGGAATTTCTGGCGGTTGCTGTTCATGCTAGTACTTCCTCCCTTCCAGCCACAGGGCGTTGAGGGTCAGGAAGACCGCGGTCAGGCCCAGGAAGTAGGCCAGGTCGCCCAGGGCGATCACCCCGCGCAGCATCATGTCGAAGTGGTCGGCCAGGCCGAGGTAGTGCTGCAGCAGCGAGCCGAGGCCCGGCACCCAGCCGTCGATGGTGGCCGAGACGCTGGGCACGCCCAGGATGAAGACCAGGAAGCAGGCCATGATGCCGAGGATCACGGCCGAGATCTGGTCGCGCATGAGGCCGCTGGTGAACATGCCCACCGCGAGGTAGAGCGCGCCGAGGAGCGTGGCCCCGATGTAGCCCGAGAGCATGGCCCCCGTGTCGGGGTTGCCCAGGGCGCCGACCATGATCGGCAGGGGCAGCGTGCCCAGCAGGGCCACCAGGTAGAAGGCCAGGGCGGCCAGGTACTTGCCCAGCATGACGTCGCGCGTGGGCATGGGCAGCGTCATCAGCAGCTCGAAGGTGCCGGTGCGCTTGTCCTCGGCCCACAGCCGCATGCTCACGGCGGGGATGAAGAAGATCAGGAAGATGGGCAGGTTCCCGAAGAAGCCGCGCAGGTCGGCGGCGCCCGAGAGGAAGAAGCCCGTCATGTAGAGCCCCGAATTCAGCACCAGGAAGGCGATGATGAAGATGTAGGCGATGGGGCTGTTGAAGTACGAGCCGAACTCGCGGCGGAAGATGGTCATGGCATTGGACATCTACGCCACCCCCTTCCGGGCGGCCTCGCGGGCCTCGCGGGCGCGGCGCGTCAGGGCGATGAAGGTGTCCTCGAGGCTGAAGGTGGCCTCGTGCAGCTCGGTCAGCTCCCAGCCCTTCTCGCGGGCGAGGCGGTCGATGGCGCCGACCAGATCGCGGTCGAAGGGCCCGCGCACCTCGAAGCGGCAGCCGTCCGGCTCGCCCGCCGGCCGCAGCAGGGGCGCGACCCCGGTCACCTCGGCCAGGCCGCGCAGGTCGGTCTCGACCGCGTCGGCGAACTGGCGGGCGCCCACGCGGACGCGGTTGCTGCCCATGGCCTCGCGGGCCAGGCCGTGCACGTCGCCGTCGGCGATGATGCCGCCCTCGTTGATGATCACCACGCGGCCCGTGACCGGGCTCACCTCCTGCAGGATGTGGGTCGAGAAGATGATCGTCTTCTGCCCGGCGAGGCTCTTGATCAGCTCGCGGATGCCCAGGATCTGCAGGGGGTCGAGGCCGCTGGTGGGCTCGTCGAGGATGAGGATCTCCGGGTCGTGGATCAGCGCCTGGGCCAGGCCGGTGCGCTGCTTGTAGCCCTTGGAGAGCTCGCCGATGGTCTTCTTGAATTCGGTCACGAGGCCGCAGGCCTCGACGCACCAGTCGAGCCGGCTCGCGAGCCGGGCGCCGCGCAGGCCGCGGGCCTCGCCCACGAAGCGCAGGTACTCGTGCACGTTCATGTCCAGGTACAGCGGCACGTTCTCGGGCAGGTAGCCGATGCGGTGGCGCACCGCGAGGGGGTCCTTGAGGACGTCGATCCCATCCACCGTGACCGAGCCCGCGTCCGGGGCCAGGAAGGTGGTGATGATCTTCATGGTCGTGCTCTTGCCGGCGCCGTTGGGGCCCAGGAAGCCCAGGATCTCGCCTTTGTCGATCCGGAAGCTGACGTCGTCGAGCGCGCGCATGGTCCCGAAGGATTTCGTGATGCCACGAACTTCGATCATGGCGAAGTCTCCTCAGGGTTTGGCGGTTCAGGGGTTCGGAAAGCACACAAAAGAGCGCCCAATATAAGCGCAAAGGGGCCCAATGCGGCAACGGGTGAAAAGTTCCGGGGAAAATCGGGGCGCGGGCCGCTAGCGGACGAGTGTCAGCTTGCGCACCGCGTCGGGGCTGCCGGGCGCCGCGAGGCGCGCGAAATAGGTGCCGCTGGCCAGGCCGCGGCCGGCGTC
The sequence above is a segment of the bacterium genome. Coding sequences within it:
- a CDS encoding GldG family protein, with amino-acid sequence MNSNRQKFRLTFAAAAVLLAFIAFFAVSMFDNWHGARVDMTSDRLFTMSPAAVEILEGLQVPVQVKLYITPGDKMPTQLRTLERDITEQMRNFEEVADGMLEFAVHYPQDDEEMQNNLAAKGIRPFQVQSIDKDEIGVKLIWSAMTIAYKDKPEEVIPQLLPQSLAGLEQDIIGPVQRLTREKTPRVAVFGPKKDIDQQLAMMYLQQGMQPPPPQEQFGRVAELLGQGHYEAVPVDITATSPIPEDIDALIVMGMAPMNERQVYEINRVLRRGTPVVMAVQPHEYGYSPAQGGGWTISGQPLDTGLEPMLAAFGLTVSEDHFFDSSMETIDLPREQNLGGLRVQMREPVKVPMQIRVTETQMDQDSALVNRIGALFYLWGTPIELDATKLAAASLATTELMHSSPNCWQEAFAPGPILSTMIDPAGKQMLGPQPLAVLVEGVFPDAFADREVPAWPSAEGEDPAAAAAAGPDADAAPVVPQPGKLVLLGSAKMFDDNIIAASQNALLLLNAVDYLAGSRELLSIRAKTLTQRVIRPVEANEKLMWRIFAVLLVPVALAVFGFVRAGIRRRDAAAYRARSQRSGAQH
- a CDS encoding ABC transporter permease, with protein sequence MSNAMTIFRREFGSYFNSPIAYIFIIAFLVLNSGLYMTGFFLSGAADLRGFFGNLPIFLIFFIPAVSMRLWAEDKRTGTFELLMTLPMPTRDVMLGKYLAALAFYLVALLGTLPLPIMVGALGNPDTGAMLSGYIGATLLGALYLAVGMFTSGLMRDQISAVILGIMACFLVFILGVPSVSATIDGWVPGLGSLLQHYLGLADHFDMMLRGVIALGDLAYFLGLTAVFLTLNALWLEGRKY
- a CDS encoding ATP-binding cassette domain-containing protein, which encodes MIEVRGITKSFGTMRALDDVSFRIDKGEILGFLGPNGAGKSTTMKIITTFLAPDAGSVTVDGIDVLKDPLAVRHRIGYLPENVPLYLDMNVHEYLRFVGEARGLRGARLASRLDWCVEACGLVTEFKKTIGELSKGYKQRTGLAQALIHDPEILILDEPTSGLDPLQILGIRELIKSLAGQKTIIFSTHILQEVSPVTGRVVIINEGGIIADGDVHGLAREAMGSNRVRVGARQFADAVETDLRGLAEVTGVAPLLRPAGEPDGCRFEVRGPFDRDLVGAIDRLAREKGWELTELHEATFSLEDTFIALTRRAREAREAARKGVA